The following coding sequences are from one Pseudonocardia sp. HH130630-07 window:
- a CDS encoding ABC transporter permease, with protein sequence MRAGTRTGGLPAAGWLALVGAETRMVARDTAGLVVPLALPLLILTMVGFAALGDGTALEVTGLPLAIATVLGLVGIVNVPSFLATYRRSGVLRRLGVTPAGPVPVLVAQAVVGFGQVLAGAGLALVVAVAGFGAGLPAAPWTAAGGLLLATAAFFGLGALVAALARTANAAIAAGLVLFLGTGALGGMFGDPAALPGPLADAGRVLPFGATVQLLGAAWQGVPPGVAPVLGLLGTAVLAGLGAVRWFRWD encoded by the coding sequence ATGAGGGCCGGGACCCGTACCGGGGGGCTGCCGGCGGCCGGGTGGCTCGCACTGGTCGGTGCCGAGACCCGGATGGTCGCCCGGGACACCGCGGGCCTGGTCGTCCCGCTCGCGCTCCCGCTGCTGATCCTGACCATGGTCGGCTTCGCCGCCCTCGGCGACGGCACCGCGCTGGAGGTGACGGGGCTGCCGCTGGCGATCGCGACGGTGCTCGGCCTGGTCGGGATCGTCAACGTGCCCAGCTTCCTGGCGACCTACCGGCGCAGCGGGGTGCTGCGCCGGCTCGGTGTCACCCCGGCCGGCCCGGTGCCGGTGCTCGTCGCGCAGGCGGTCGTCGGGTTCGGACAGGTGCTCGCCGGGGCGGGGCTGGCACTGGTCGTCGCGGTGGCGGGGTTCGGGGCCGGGCTGCCGGCGGCCCCGTGGACGGCGGCGGGCGGGCTGCTGCTGGCGACGGCGGCCTTCTTCGGGCTCGGCGCGCTGGTCGCGGCGCTGGCCCGTACGGCGAACGCGGCGATCGCCGCCGGCCTCGTGCTGTTCCTCGGCACCGGGGCGCTGGGCGGCATGTTCGGCGACCCGGCGGCGTTGCCCGGCCCGCTCGCCGACGCCGGCCGGGTGCTGCCGTTCGGGGCGACCGTGCAGCTGCTCGGCGCGGCCTGGCAGGGCGTCCCGCCGGGGGTGGCGCCGGTGCTGGGGCTCCTGGGCACGGCGGTCCTGGCCGGGCTCGGGGCCGTCCGCTGGTTCCGCTGGGACTGA
- a CDS encoding ABC transporter ATP-binding protein: MDAIEVHDLHKRYGDRTVVDGIGFGVPAGSVTGVLGPNGAGKTTTVECVAGLRRPDRGHVRVLGLDPRRDRRAVRAVLGVQLQAAALHDMLTAGELVRTHRALHRDGADPARLLAAVGLTDVAATRFDRLSGGQQQRLSVALALVGNPRVVILDELTTGLDPRSREEVLDLVRRLAASGTTVLLVTHRTDEIERLCDRVLLLDGGRVVADAAPAELVAAAGVAVRVRFRTTGPLDRPALRALPGVRALERVGEEIVVSGDGDLLGAVGPELVRQGVLATGLREQRPSLDDAFLALTGRELPEAGVPA, translated from the coding sequence ATGGACGCGATCGAGGTGCACGACCTGCACAAGCGCTACGGCGACCGGACCGTGGTCGACGGGATCGGCTTCGGTGTCCCGGCCGGATCGGTGACCGGCGTGCTCGGGCCCAACGGTGCCGGGAAGACGACCACCGTGGAGTGCGTGGCCGGGCTGCGCCGGCCCGACCGCGGGCACGTCCGGGTGCTCGGACTCGACCCGCGCCGGGACCGCCGGGCGGTCCGTGCGGTGCTGGGCGTGCAGCTGCAGGCCGCGGCGCTGCACGACATGCTCACCGCCGGGGAGCTGGTGCGCACCCACCGGGCGTTGCACCGCGACGGCGCCGACCCGGCCCGGCTGCTCGCCGCGGTCGGGCTCACCGACGTCGCCGCGACCCGGTTCGACCGGCTCTCCGGCGGCCAGCAGCAGCGGCTGTCGGTGGCCCTGGCGCTGGTCGGGAACCCACGGGTGGTGATCCTCGACGAGCTGACCACCGGCCTGGATCCGCGGTCCCGGGAGGAGGTGCTCGATCTCGTCCGCAGGCTGGCGGCGAGCGGGACGACGGTCCTGCTGGTCACGCACCGGACCGACGAGATCGAGCGGCTCTGTGACCGGGTGCTGCTGCTCGACGGCGGCCGGGTGGTCGCCGACGCCGCGCCGGCCGAGCTGGTGGCCGCGGCCGGCGTCGCCGTCCGGGTGCGGTTCCGGACGACCGGCCCGCTGGACCGGCCGGCGCTGCGGGCCCTGCCCGGCGTCCGCGCGCTGGAGCGGGTGGGGGAGGAGATCGTGGTCTCCGGCGACGGCGACCTGCTCGGCGCGGTGGGCCCCGAGCTGGTGCGCCAGGGGGTCCTCGCGACCGGCCTGCGCGAGCAGCGTCCGAGCCTGGACGACGCGTTCCTGGCCCTGACCGGCCGGGAGCTGCCCGAGGCCGGGGTGCCCGCATGA
- a CDS encoding type 1 glutamine amidotransferase domain-containing protein: MANELEGRTVAILATDGVEQVELTQPREELQAAGARVDLVSLSTGSIQAMNGDIDKADTFDVDHAVGDVSAEGYDALVLPGGTMNPDTLRTDAAAVAFVQAFFRAGKPVGAICHGPWTLIEADVVRGRTLTSFPSIRTDLRNAGATVVDEQVVCDEGLVTSRNPDDLDAFCAKLIEEFEEGKHPVLREGATA, translated from the coding sequence GTGGCGAACGAACTCGAGGGCCGGACGGTGGCGATCCTGGCCACGGACGGGGTCGAGCAGGTGGAGCTGACCCAGCCCCGCGAGGAGCTGCAGGCGGCGGGGGCACGGGTCGATCTCGTGTCGCTGTCCACCGGGTCGATCCAGGCGATGAACGGTGACATCGACAAGGCGGACACGTTCGACGTCGACCACGCGGTGGGCGACGTGTCGGCCGAGGGCTACGACGCGCTGGTGCTGCCCGGCGGCACCATGAACCCGGACACGCTGCGGACCGACGCCGCGGCGGTGGCGTTCGTGCAGGCGTTCTTCCGGGCGGGCAAGCCGGTCGGCGCGATCTGCCACGGACCGTGGACCCTGATCGAGGCCGACGTGGTGCGGGGCCGGACGCTCACCTCGTTCCCGAGCATCCGCACCGATCTGCGCAACGCGGGCGCGACGGTCGTCGACGAGCAGGTCGTCTGCGACGAGGGCCTGGTGACCAGCCGCAACCCCGACGACCTCGACGCGTTCTGCGCGAAGCTGATCGAGGAGTTCGAGGAGGGCAAGCACCCGGTGCTGCGCGAGGGAGCCACCGCCTGA